In the Chryseobacterium sp. MYb264 genome, one interval contains:
- the gyrB gene encoding DNA topoisomerase (ATP-hydrolyzing) subunit B, giving the protein MSQKQYTASSIQALEGMEHVRMRPSMYIGDVGVRGLHHLVYEVVDNSIDEALAGYCDTIFVSIKEGNGIEVSDNGRGIPVDFHEKEQKSALEVVMTKIGAGGKFDKDSYKVSGGLHGVGVSCVNALSNEMITTVYRDGNVYQQIYSKGKAQTGVEEIGHSENRGTKQFFQPDDTIFTELVYNYDTLANRLRELSYLNKGITITLTDEREKLEDDTFKTEVFHSEGGLKEFVAYIDGNRESIMEHVIFMEGERDDIPVEVAMRYNTSFNENLHSYVNNINTHEGGTHLAGFRRALTRTLKKYADELGLPAKEKVEITGDDFREGLTAVVSVKVMEPQFEGQTKTKLGNSEVSGAVDKIVGEMLTNFLEENPNEAKLIVQKVVLAAKARQAAKKAREMVQRKSPLGGSGLPGKLSDCSSKNPAESEIFLVEGDSAGGTAKQGRDRFFQAILPLRGKILNVEKSMLHKVYDNEEIKNIYTALGVSVGTEEDSKALNMAKLRYHKIVIMTDADIDGSHISTLILTFFFRYMKELIENGYIYIAQPPLYLLKRGNKKQYAYNEKEREQFTLEMSPDGKGVEIQRYKGLGEMNPEQLWETTLNPEHRILKQVTIDNAVEADSVFSMLMGDEVPPRREFIEKNAKYAKIDA; this is encoded by the coding sequence ATGAGTCAGAAACAATATACAGCTAGTAGTATTCAGGCATTGGAAGGAATGGAGCACGTTCGTATGCGTCCTTCAATGTACATTGGTGATGTGGGAGTTAGAGGTCTCCATCATTTGGTTTATGAAGTAGTAGATAACTCTATTGACGAGGCGTTGGCAGGATACTGCGACACGATCTTTGTCAGCATTAAAGAAGGAAACGGAATCGAGGTTAGCGATAACGGTAGAGGTATCCCGGTTGACTTCCACGAAAAGGAACAAAAATCTGCTCTTGAGGTTGTCATGACAAAAATCGGAGCCGGAGGTAAGTTCGATAAAGATTCTTATAAGGTTTCCGGTGGTCTTCACGGAGTTGGGGTATCGTGTGTGAACGCGCTTTCCAATGAAATGATCACTACGGTTTACAGAGACGGTAACGTTTATCAGCAGATATATTCAAAAGGTAAAGCACAAACAGGTGTTGAAGAGATTGGCCACAGCGAGAACAGAGGAACCAAGCAGTTTTTCCAGCCGGATGATACAATCTTCACAGAGTTGGTGTATAATTATGATACATTGGCAAACCGTTTAAGAGAGCTTTCTTACCTTAATAAAGGAATTACAATTACACTTACAGACGAAAGAGAAAAATTGGAAGATGATACTTTCAAAACAGAAGTTTTCCATTCTGAAGGTGGTTTAAAAGAATTCGTTGCTTATATCGACGGAAACCGTGAATCGATCATGGAACACGTAATTTTCATGGAAGGTGAAAGAGACGATATTCCGGTTGAGGTGGCGATGCGTTACAACACATCATTCAACGAAAATCTTCACTCTTACGTTAATAATATCAATACTCACGAAGGAGGTACTCACCTGGCAGGTTTCAGACGTGCTTTAACGAGAACGCTTAAGAAATACGCAGATGAACTAGGACTTCCTGCAAAAGAAAAAGTGGAAATTACCGGGGATGACTTCCGTGAAGGTTTAACAGCAGTAGTTTCTGTAAAAGTAATGGAACCTCAGTTTGAAGGACAGACCAAAACAAAATTAGGAAACTCTGAAGTTTCTGGTGCTGTAGATAAGATTGTAGGGGAGATGCTGACGAACTTCTTAGAAGAAAACCCTAACGAAGCGAAGCTGATTGTACAAAAGGTTGTGTTGGCTGCAAAGGCTAGACAGGCTGCGAAAAAAGCTCGTGAAATGGTTCAGAGAAAATCTCCGCTGGGAGGTTCCGGGCTTCCGGGAAAATTGTCTGACTGTTCATCAAAAAATCCGGCAGAATCTGAGATATTCCTTGTAGAGGGAGATTCCGCGGGTGGAACGGCAAAACAAGGTCGTGACCGATTTTTCCAGGCAATTCTTCCGTTAAGAGGTAAAATTTTGAACGTTGAGAAATCAATGCTTCACAAAGTTTATGACAACGAAGAGATCAAGAATATTTATACTGCTTTAGGTGTTTCTGTTGGTACAGAAGAAGATAGCAAAGCATTGAATATGGCGAAGTTGAGATATCACAAGATCGTAATCATGACCGATGCTGATATTGATGGTTCTCACATTTCTACGTTGATCTTAACATTCTTCTTCAGATATATGAAGGAATTGATTGAGAACGGATATATCTATATCGCTCAACCGCCTTTATATCTATTGAAAAGAGGTAATAAAAAACAATATGCTTACAACGAAAAAGAACGTGAGCAATTTACTTTAGAGATGTCTCCGGATGGAAAAGGTGTTGAAATTCAACGTTATAAAGGTCTTGGAGAGATGAACCCGGAGCAGCTTTGGGAAACTACTCTAAACCCTGAACACAGAATTTTGAAGCAGGTTACCATTGATAATGCTGTAGAAGCAGACAGTGTATTCTCTATGTTGATGGGGGATGAGGTTCCACCAAGAAGAGAGTTTATCGAGAAAAATGCTAAATATGCTAAGATTGATGCATAA
- a CDS encoding DUF3857 domain-containing protein has product MKKIIVGAFCSLNVLLVEAQKHEFLDFPKFNEADLSKTKSELDENAPAEILYKSVHFNVDTNTGNLRKTAFYRVKIYDKDKVEDWLNLEIPLYQNKSNRETLEKVKAFTYNLENGAAVSTKVDRSSKYKSRESKNVTVTKFAFPNVKNGSVIEYQYEVVSPFLYAIPQILIESDTPSLYTEYVLDAPTNISYNVNYTGSLNPKYRMVEEKMLYGMSHRTYRFGYENLKGFKTERFVKNDRNFRTKISAELHSTNFRELKLYSSSWEKIKDKLYEDEDFGGELKKTKLAKENMPTLSGLTTDIEKANAIFKYVKNTFTWNKDRGIYTEDGIKKLLETKTGNAAEINLFLVMLLREAGLKADPVIISTVDNGLINLVSPSVTSTNFVIAAINTNEGIHVFDATSKQSNIDDLPPRDWNEYGILIAKDKVQQMQLVNATSSFTHLTTKAKINEDGSISGTYADRDTGAFAMFAKESYDENTDKYKKQYKENFSIDFNNIDSKVLENGDFESTMTFSSDHLIDRVGKKMIINPMLFMNKNSNEFDQADARKFKIDFIAPYTKVKKVILEIPEGYAIEEMPKSKKIVTDDKEIEYSYVAEQKGNTLEVISTVKVASADYPKEYYPAFKQIWGVASKSENQVISLVKK; this is encoded by the coding sequence ATGAAAAAAATAATAGTAGGTGCTTTCTGTTCATTAAATGTATTATTGGTGGAGGCTCAGAAGCATGAATTCTTAGATTTTCCGAAGTTCAATGAGGCAGATCTTTCAAAAACCAAATCGGAACTTGATGAAAATGCTCCAGCTGAGATTTTATATAAATCTGTTCATTTTAATGTTGATACCAATACCGGAAATCTTAGAAAAACAGCTTTTTACCGAGTTAAAATTTATGATAAAGACAAGGTTGAGGACTGGTTGAACCTTGAAATTCCTTTATATCAGAACAAAAGCAATAGAGAAACTTTGGAAAAAGTGAAAGCTTTTACCTATAACCTCGAAAACGGAGCCGCAGTTTCCACAAAAGTAGATAGAAGCTCCAAATATAAAAGCCGGGAAAGTAAGAACGTTACGGTAACCAAATTTGCTTTTCCTAATGTGAAAAACGGATCGGTAATTGAGTACCAATACGAGGTTGTTTCCCCCTTTTTATATGCCATTCCGCAGATCTTGATAGAATCTGATACACCGTCTCTTTACACTGAATATGTTCTGGATGCACCAACTAATATTTCTTATAACGTAAATTACACAGGTTCTTTGAATCCGAAATACAGAATGGTGGAAGAAAAAATGCTGTATGGGATGAGCCACAGAACCTACCGGTTCGGCTATGAGAATCTGAAAGGCTTTAAAACGGAAAGGTTTGTAAAAAACGACAGGAATTTCAGGACTAAGATCAGTGCTGAGCTTCATTCCACCAATTTCAGAGAGCTTAAACTGTACTCTTCTTCGTGGGAAAAGATCAAGGATAAATTATATGAAGATGAAGATTTCGGTGGTGAGCTGAAGAAGACTAAACTGGCAAAGGAAAATATGCCGACTCTTTCAGGACTGACTACCGATATTGAAAAAGCAAATGCTATTTTTAAATATGTAAAAAATACCTTCACCTGGAATAAAGACCGAGGAATTTATACCGAGGACGGAATAAAAAAACTATTGGAAACAAAAACAGGAAATGCCGCAGAAATCAATCTTTTTCTGGTGATGTTGCTAAGGGAAGCTGGCTTGAAAGCGGATCCGGTCATTATTTCTACCGTAGATAATGGGTTGATCAATCTGGTATCTCCAAGTGTTACCAGCACTAACTTTGTGATTGCTGCCATCAATACAAATGAAGGTATTCACGTATTTGATGCTACCTCGAAGCAGTCGAATATCGATGATCTGCCTCCGAGAGACTGGAATGAATACGGAATTCTGATCGCGAAAGACAAAGTACAGCAAATGCAGCTGGTGAATGCTACGTCAAGCTTTACACATCTTACAACAAAGGCAAAGATTAATGAGGATGGAAGCATTTCGGGAACTTATGCAGATCGTGATACGGGAGCTTTTGCGATGTTTGCCAAAGAAAGCTACGATGAAAATACGGATAAATACAAAAAGCAGTATAAAGAAAATTTTTCCATTGATTTTAATAATATTGATTCAAAAGTACTTGAAAACGGAGATTTTGAAAGTACCATGACTTTTTCTTCAGATCATCTGATTGATAGAGTCGGAAAGAAAATGATTATTAATCCGATGCTTTTCATGAATAAAAACTCCAATGAGTTTGACCAGGCCGACGCCCGTAAATTTAAGATTGATTTTATCGCACCTTACACAAAAGTGAAAAAGGTGATTCTCGAAATTCCTGAGGGATATGCGATTGAAGAAATGCCTAAAAGCAAAAAAATAGTAACCGATGATAAAGAAATAGAGTACAGCTATGTGGCGGAGCAGAAAGGTAATACACTGGAAGTTATTTCTACGGTGAAAGTGGCGAGTGCAGATTATCCGAAAGAATATTATCCTGCATTCAAACAGATCTGGGGAGTAGCTTCGAAAAGTGAAAACCAGGTGATCAGTCTTGTTAAAAAATAA
- a CDS encoding cytochrome ubiquinol oxidase subunit I: MDDFLAARAQMAMSLGFHIIFSCVGMVMPFLMAFAHWKYLKTNNEVYKGLTKAWSKGVAILFAVGAVSGTMLSFELGLLWPEFMKHAGPIFGMPFSLEGTAFFIEAIAIGFFLYGWDRFNKWFHWFCGFLVGLSGLASGILVVAANAWMNSPAGFDYADGQYLNIDPMKAMFNEAWFPQALHMTVAAFCATGFAVAGVHAYLIMRKKNVEFHTKAFKIAAGFALIGAFGAPLSGDVAAKSVAERQPIKLAAMEAHFETEKGASFVIGGIPDEEKGEIKYALKIPKVLSFLVANDFDHEVKGLNDFPKDEWPPVPVVHYAFQIMIFFGVVMIMIGAIFLYATYFKKEWLTKNWLLKTFLIATPFGYIALEAGWTVTEVGRQPWIIYGIMRTADAVTPMPGIQYSFYFFTAIFVSLSIVIIFLLRRQIQMVPRLYDPTDSQFNPKNKKS; the protein is encoded by the coding sequence ATGGATGATTTTCTAGCAGCCCGCGCGCAGATGGCAATGTCGTTGGGGTTTCATATCATATTTTCGTGTGTAGGGATGGTAATGCCCTTTCTAATGGCGTTTGCACACTGGAAATACTTAAAAACAAACAATGAAGTCTACAAGGGGCTTACCAAAGCCTGGAGCAAAGGTGTTGCTATTCTCTTCGCCGTGGGAGCTGTTTCAGGAACGATGCTTTCTTTTGAACTCGGACTTCTCTGGCCGGAATTTATGAAACATGCCGGTCCGATTTTCGGAATGCCTTTTTCTTTGGAAGGCACCGCTTTCTTTATTGAAGCCATCGCCATCGGCTTTTTTCTATACGGATGGGACAGATTTAATAAATGGTTCCACTGGTTTTGTGGTTTTTTAGTGGGTTTAAGCGGTTTGGCTTCCGGGATTTTAGTGGTTGCCGCCAATGCGTGGATGAATTCCCCTGCCGGATTTGATTATGCAGATGGGCAATACTTAAATATAGATCCTATGAAAGCGATGTTTAATGAGGCCTGGTTTCCACAGGCCCTGCACATGACCGTTGCTGCATTTTGTGCGACCGGTTTTGCCGTTGCAGGAGTTCACGCTTATCTAATTATGAGAAAAAAGAATGTAGAATTTCACACCAAAGCATTTAAAATAGCAGCCGGATTTGCTTTAATCGGAGCGTTTGGGGCTCCTTTGAGCGGTGATGTTGCGGCAAAATCTGTGGCGGAAAGACAACCGATTAAACTAGCGGCCATGGAAGCCCATTTCGAAACCGAAAAAGGCGCTTCTTTTGTAATCGGCGGAATTCCTGACGAAGAAAAAGGGGAAATAAAATACGCACTAAAAATTCCAAAAGTGCTGAGTTTCTTAGTGGCCAATGATTTTGACCATGAAGTAAAGGGGCTGAATGATTTTCCAAAAGATGAATGGCCACCGGTGCCTGTGGTACATTACGCTTTTCAGATCATGATCTTTTTTGGTGTTGTTATGATCATGATAGGTGCTATTTTCTTATATGCCACCTATTTTAAGAAAGAATGGCTCACAAAAAACTGGTTGCTGAAAACCTTTTTAATCGCAACCCCATTTGGATATATTGCACTGGAAGCAGGCTGGACCGTCACAGAGGTGGGAAGACAGCCCTGGATTATTTACGGAATTATGAGAACGGCAGACGCGGTAACTCCAATGCCGGGAATTCAGTATTCATTTTACTTTTTCACGGCTATTTTCGTTTCCTTATCAATCGTTATTATTTTCTTACTAAGACGACAGATCCAGATGGTTCCGAGATTATACGATCCTACGGACTCTCAGTTTAACCCTAAAAACAAAAAATCATGA
- a CDS encoding DUF3857 domain-containing protein: MMKMFFLGALSTASLYFAQTYPASAIPENLKKNANVVVRKDFTTININKIDEVKYQINTVTTVLNKDGNSKAIAYIPYEKGDHISDIKATVYDEQGKKVKSFSKSDFGDFANNTQGVFYSNSRVLALSYTPTQYPYTIDFSYQITNENTVFIPDFVPFSSTNTSLEDAQFKIINKSGIELKTKTYPSKYNYTSVTESDNAGEKTFSYKNVPAIVDALMLPKPVKILPKVSFALTKFNLEGKQGNVSSWKDFGSWYYNSILQPVSVSTPAIKAEVAALNLQGTTEEKVKKIYQHMQAKTRYIFVALGIGGWQPMLPDEVQKKGYGDCKGLTNYMKTLLDEAGIPSNYCVINSNASEVSFDPEFPKMGGNHVILMVPTDKGSIWLENTSQQMAFNHLSYSTTDRNVLSVTKNGIDIIETPSYKAEQNKESQKLNIKLNEDNSINGDGKFAYTGSQYDYSLGFAYMSPKEKNDAFKDRIDILNFEKVEMKNYTNDRDKAVSNFDIDFKANNYSKSMGSSLMFRAVPIYANNFYKSDESRELPFEIRQSFNDEYEINYALPKNYKVDEVPEDVMINSEFGTYKLSFVKNDEGVKVTRSIKVNKGIFPKEKYNDYVSFRKKTLNNDNSKILITKI; the protein is encoded by the coding sequence ATGATGAAAATGTTTTTTCTCGGGGCACTTTCTACAGCCTCACTTTATTTCGCTCAGACTTATCCTGCATCAGCCATTCCGGAAAATTTAAAGAAAAATGCTAATGTTGTGGTCAGAAAAGATTTTACCACCATTAATATTAATAAAATTGATGAAGTAAAATATCAGATCAATACCGTAACAACCGTTTTAAATAAAGATGGAAACTCCAAGGCCATTGCGTATATTCCTTATGAAAAAGGCGATCATATTTCTGATATTAAAGCCACTGTCTATGATGAGCAGGGGAAAAAAGTAAAGAGTTTTTCGAAGTCCGATTTTGGTGATTTTGCCAATAATACACAAGGTGTTTTTTATTCGAACAGTAGAGTGTTAGCTTTGTCTTACACACCGACTCAATATCCTTATACTATTGATTTTTCGTATCAGATAACGAATGAAAATACGGTTTTCATACCTGATTTTGTACCTTTTTCATCTACCAATACTTCGTTGGAAGATGCTCAGTTTAAAATTATTAATAAATCAGGAATTGAACTGAAAACGAAAACCTATCCTTCAAAATATAATTACACTTCGGTAACAGAAAGTGATAATGCAGGAGAAAAAACTTTCAGTTATAAAAATGTACCTGCGATCGTTGATGCTTTGATGTTGCCAAAGCCTGTAAAAATTTTACCTAAAGTAAGTTTTGCTTTAACGAAATTCAACCTAGAAGGAAAACAGGGAAATGTCAGCAGCTGGAAAGATTTCGGATCTTGGTATTACAACAGTATTTTACAGCCGGTATCGGTCTCCACTCCTGCAATTAAGGCGGAAGTAGCAGCTTTAAATCTACAGGGAACTACAGAAGAGAAAGTAAAGAAGATTTACCAACACATGCAGGCAAAAACACGATATATTTTTGTGGCATTAGGAATTGGCGGATGGCAGCCGATGCTTCCAGATGAGGTTCAGAAAAAGGGTTATGGAGATTGTAAAGGTCTTACCAATTATATGAAAACTTTGTTAGATGAAGCGGGAATTCCATCAAATTATTGTGTCATCAATTCGAATGCTTCAGAAGTTTCTTTTGATCCTGAATTTCCGAAAATGGGTGGAAATCACGTTATTTTGATGGTTCCGACCGATAAAGGAAGTATTTGGCTGGAAAATACGTCTCAGCAAATGGCTTTCAATCATTTAAGTTACAGCACGACAGATCGAAACGTGCTTTCGGTGACTAAAAACGGAATTGATATTATCGAAACACCTTCTTATAAAGCCGAGCAAAATAAAGAATCTCAGAAACTGAATATTAAGCTGAATGAAGATAACAGCATAAATGGTGACGGAAAATTTGCTTATACCGGAAGTCAGTATGATTATAGTTTAGGCTTTGCTTATATGTCTCCGAAGGAAAAAAATGACGCTTTTAAAGACAGAATAGATATTCTGAATTTTGAAAAAGTGGAGATGAAAAACTACACGAACGACAGGGATAAAGCCGTTTCGAATTTTGATATTGATTTTAAAGCAAATAATTATTCAAAAAGTATGGGAAGTAGTTTGATGTTCAGAGCGGTTCCTATTTATGCGAATAATTTTTATAAATCTGATGAAAGCCGCGAACTTCCTTTTGAGATCCGTCAGTCATTTAACGATGAATATGAAATTAATTATGCGCTTCCAAAAAACTATAAAGTTGATGAAGTTCCTGAAGATGTGATGATTAATTCTGAATTCGGAACTTATAAATTAAGTTTTGTAAAAAATGATGAAGGAGTAAAAGTCACAAGAAGCATTAAAGTAAATAAAGGAATTTTCCCTAAAGAAAAATATAATGACTATGTGAGCTTCAGAAAGAAGACTTTAAACAACGATAACTCGAAAATTTTAATTACGAAAATATAA